One part of the Methylobacterium terrae genome encodes these proteins:
- a CDS encoding iron-containing alcohol dehydrogenase, protein MSLITYLTRIQFERGAVRLIGEELALLGARRPLIVTDRGVVAAGLIARVLGAAGLAADTPVFDGTPENPTEEATIEARDRFRAEGCDSVIAVGGGSPLDLAKGVALLATHDEPLATYAAILGGIPRIRADQPPVIAVPTTAGTGSEVGRAALITLADGRKLGFISPHLIPNVAICDPELTLGLPPGLTAATGMDAVTHCIETYLSPRHNPPAEAIALDGLARATRSLARAFRDGSDLEAREDMMMAALEGGMTFQKGLGAVHSMSHALGGLKAKRLHHGTLNAVILPHLLRFNAPACEAKYAALRQAMGLPEGADLAAAIEALNRDLGLPADLAAMGVTQAECEALVPRAVEDHSTATNGRPVGAEEFRELFRVSLHGRAA, encoded by the coding sequence ATGAGCCTCATCACCTATCTCACCCGGATCCAGTTCGAGCGCGGCGCCGTCCGGCTGATCGGCGAGGAGCTGGCGCTCCTCGGCGCCCGGCGGCCCCTGATCGTCACCGATCGCGGCGTCGTGGCGGCCGGCCTGATCGCCCGCGTCCTCGGCGCGGCCGGCCTGGCCGCGGACACCCCGGTCTTCGACGGCACCCCCGAGAACCCGACCGAGGAGGCGACGATCGAGGCCCGCGACCGCTTCCGGGCGGAAGGTTGCGATTCGGTGATCGCGGTCGGCGGCGGCTCGCCCCTCGACCTCGCCAAGGGCGTGGCGCTGCTGGCCACCCACGACGAGCCGCTCGCGACCTACGCGGCGATCCTCGGCGGCATCCCGCGCATCCGCGCCGACCAGCCCCCGGTGATCGCGGTGCCGACCACCGCCGGTACCGGCAGCGAGGTCGGCCGCGCCGCCCTCATCACGCTCGCCGACGGGCGCAAGCTCGGCTTCATCTCGCCCCACCTGATCCCCAACGTGGCGATCTGCGACCCCGAGCTCACGCTCGGCCTGCCCCCCGGCCTCACCGCCGCCACCGGCATGGACGCGGTGACCCACTGCATCGAGACCTATCTCAGCCCGCGCCACAACCCGCCGGCCGAGGCGATCGCCCTCGACGGGCTCGCCCGCGCCACCCGCTCCCTCGCCCGCGCGTTCCGCGACGGCAGCGACCTCGAGGCCCGCGAGGACATGATGATGGCCGCCCTCGAGGGCGGCATGACCTTCCAGAAGGGCCTGGGCGCCGTCCACTCGATGTCGCACGCGCTGGGCGGCCTGAAGGCGAAGCGCCTGCACCACGGCACCCTCAACGCGGTGATCCTGCCCCACCTCCTGCGCTTCAACGCCCCGGCCTGCGAGGCGAAGTACGCCGCGCTGCGCCAGGCGATGGGCCTTCCCGAGGGGGCCGACCTCGCCGCGGCGATCGAGGCGCTCAACCGCGACCTCGGCCTGCCGGCCGACCTCGCGGCGATGGGAGTGACGCAGGCCGAGTGCGAGGCGCTGGTGCCGCGGGCGGTCGAGGATCACTCGACGGCGACCAACGGCCGGCCGGTCGGGGCCGAGGAGTTCCGGGAGCTCTTTCGGGTGTCGCTGCACGGGCGGGCGGCGTGA
- a CDS encoding Asp/Glu/hydantoin racemase, protein MTVPALGVILPSSNRVVERATEARTAGRAEACYARVPYGAMLKGAAYDEAVFLAAADLLADAGVSALCWNATRGAALGFTPDEDLCAAVTRRTGLPMVTTALAARARLRDGGIRRLGLVVQGRADEAALVGARFAEAGIAVGASASLGITENRLAALVPPPRLAQAAREASAGSDAVLVWSTNLPGWRLPAAIDGVPLLDATTLGTDALLEAAG, encoded by the coding sequence ATGACCGTTCCGGCCCTCGGGGTGATCCTGCCCTCCTCGAACCGGGTGGTGGAACGGGCGACGGAGGCGCGCACCGCCGGCCGTGCCGAGGCCTGCTACGCCCGCGTGCCCTACGGCGCGATGCTGAAGGGCGCGGCTTACGACGAGGCGGTCTTCCTCGCCGCCGCCGACCTCCTGGCCGATGCCGGTGTCTCGGCCCTGTGCTGGAACGCGACTCGCGGCGCCGCCCTCGGCTTCACCCCCGACGAGGACCTGTGCGCGGCGGTGACCCGCCGCACCGGCCTGCCGATGGTGACGACGGCGCTCGCCGCCCGGGCGCGGCTCCGCGACGGCGGGATCCGCCGCCTCGGCCTCGTGGTGCAGGGTAGGGCCGACGAGGCCGCCCTGGTCGGCGCCCGCTTCGCAGAGGCCGGCATCGCCGTCGGGGCATCCGCCTCGCTCGGCATCACCGAGAACCGCCTCGCCGCCCTCGTGCCCCCGCCCCGCCTGGCGCAGGCCGCGCGCGAGGCGAGCGCCGGCAGCGATGCCGTCCTGGTCTGGAGCACCAACCTGCCCGGCTGGCGCCTGCCGGCCGCGATCGACGGTGTGCCGCTCCTCGACGCCACGACCCTCGGCACCGACGCCCTGCTGGAGGCCGCCGGGTGA